The following are encoded together in the Deltaproteobacteria bacterium genome:
- a CDS encoding plasmid pRiA4b ORF-3 family protein — protein sequence MATKKQSQNTQIYQLKISLAESAPPIWRRVQVPSVMLLGDLHALIQIAMGWQNSHMHQFRVGKTCYGPLYPDDFDGVTETKDEDKVTVEEVLPKVKAKLGYEYDFGDGWEHEIVVEKILSPEQGVKYPLCLDGKRACPPEDCGGIWGYANMLEVIKDPEHPEYEEMEEWLGEEFDPDAFSVEAVNKMLRKVR from the coding sequence ATGGCGACGAAAAAGCAATCCCAGAATACGCAAATTTACCAACTCAAGATCAGCTTGGCCGAGTCAGCACCGCCCATCTGGCGCCGAGTACAAGTGCCAAGTGTGATGCTCTTAGGCGACTTACATGCGCTCATTCAAATAGCGATGGGGTGGCAAAATTCTCACATGCACCAGTTTAGGGTCGGAAAAACCTGTTATGGTCCTTTGTATCCCGACGATTTTGATGGCGTTACTGAGACAAAGGACGAAGACAAGGTCACTGTTGAAGAGGTGTTACCCAAAGTCAAAGCTAAACTTGGCTATGAATATGACTTTGGCGACGGTTGGGAGCACGAGATTGTTGTAGAAAAAATCCTCTCACCAGAACAAGGAGTGAAGTACCCTCTCTGTCTCGATGGTAAACGTGCTTGTCCGCCAGAAGACTGCGGCGGAATCTGGGGCTATGCCAATATGCTTGAGGTAATCAAAGACCCAGAGCACCCAGAGTATGAAGAAATGGAGGAATGGCTTGGCGAGGAATTTGATCCTGACGCGTTTAGTGTGGAGGCAGTAAATAAAATGTTACGGAAGGTGCGGTGA
- the rlmD gene encoding 23S rRNA (uracil(1939)-C(5))-methyltransferase RlmD, with translation MSEKIVPLTIDRLSYGPAGVGRSDGKVVFVPGTVPGDEVDVVIDEEKKNYARGHVAALTVPSPYRRTPPCPYVTQCGGCPWQHITYAEQLRAKEATVREQLQRIGGIADPPVLPILAAPSEWHYRHRIRVRVENNTRLGFSPPQSHAVVEIESCLIAGETSDLQLKAARAWVTRLRTPLHHVEIIEHGQAKGEVSCVLIGEADGLFQHADDATGTQFLRTHPVVSGLMLSGQGWRRTWGDPSATYDLGVDSLSLTVNRGTFTQVNPRGNQTLIATLLQLGHFCKEQRVIELYCGAGNLSLPIAHRVASLIGIESAFDAVADARTNATRVGVTNAQFVHAAAHAGVQQLLQKNTSCDVIVLDPPRTGAAEVITVLPRFAARTICYVSCDPTTLARDIRQLQQRGYRLHVAQPIDLFPQTYHVETIAVCVLT, from the coding sequence ATGTCCGAAAAAATTGTTCCTCTCACAATCGACCGCCTCTCGTATGGACCTGCTGGTGTTGGCCGGAGTGACGGTAAAGTTGTGTTCGTCCCTGGCACTGTGCCGGGCGATGAAGTCGATGTCGTCATTGATGAAGAGAAAAAGAATTATGCGCGCGGCCATGTCGCGGCACTCACTGTTCCTTCTCCATATCGACGAACGCCACCGTGTCCGTATGTGACTCAATGCGGCGGTTGTCCCTGGCAACATATTACCTACGCAGAGCAACTACGAGCGAAAGAGGCGACGGTGCGTGAACAACTCCAACGCATTGGTGGCATCGCTGACCCTCCGGTGCTACCGATCCTCGCTGCACCGAGTGAGTGGCACTATCGCCATCGCATTCGCGTACGCGTCGAGAACAACACCCGGCTCGGTTTCTCGCCACCGCAGTCACATGCTGTTGTCGAAATCGAGTCCTGTCTGATCGCCGGAGAAACAAGCGATCTTCAACTCAAGGCGGCACGAGCGTGGGTGACAAGATTGCGGACCCCATTGCACCATGTCGAGATTATTGAGCACGGCCAAGCAAAAGGTGAAGTCTCTTGTGTATTGATTGGTGAAGCCGACGGACTGTTTCAACACGCTGACGATGCTACTGGTACACAGTTTCTGCGCACGCATCCGGTAGTGTCGGGCCTCATGCTTTCCGGCCAGGGTTGGCGACGAACGTGGGGTGATCCGTCTGCGACGTATGATCTTGGGGTGGACAGCCTCTCGCTGACTGTGAACCGTGGAACGTTCACGCAGGTGAATCCTCGTGGGAATCAGACGCTGATTGCCACGCTTCTTCAGCTTGGTCACTTTTGTAAGGAACAACGAGTGATAGAGCTGTATTGTGGGGCAGGGAATTTGAGTTTGCCGATTGCTCACCGTGTCGCCTCACTCATCGGTATCGAGTCGGCATTCGACGCAGTAGCTGATGCGCGGACGAACGCTACGCGGGTTGGCGTCACCAATGCGCAGTTTGTCCATGCTGCGGCCCACGCCGGTGTTCAGCAGTTATTGCAGAAAAACACTTCCTGTGATGTCATTGTTCTCGATCCACCACGTACAGGCGCGGCAGAAGTGATCACCGTGCTGCCGCGTTTTGCTGCACGAACAATTTGCTATGTGTCTTGTGATCCCACCACGCTTGCCCGTGATATTCGTCAGTTGCAGCAACGTGGGTATCGTTTGCACGTTGCACAACCCATCGACCTTTTCCCGCAAACGTACCATGTAGAAACGATTGCAGTCTGTGTCTTGACTTGA
- the glnA gene encoding type I glutamate--ammonia ligase, translating into MTPKDAVRLAREQQAEAVDFKFMDLLGTWQHFTIPMSEFEEALFDEGLGFDGSSIRGWQPINASDMLVIPDATTAVIDPFCAVPTLSLVCNIVDPITKEEYSRDPRNIARKAEAYLKSTGIGDVAYFGPEPEFFIFNDVRFDQNQHEAYYHIDSNEAVWNSGRNEGPNLGSKIRYKEGYFPVAPLDTQQDIRTEMVQYMERVGIRVERQHHEVATAGQAEIDMRFAPLVKMADMLQWYKYVVRNVARKHGMTATFMPKPIFGDNGSGMHCHQSIWKGEKPLFAGDGYGGMSELAMHYIAGILAHAPALCALVAPTNNSYRRLVPGFEAPVNLAYSSRNRSAAVRIPMYSPSPKAKRIEVRFPDPSANGYLAFSAMLMAGLDGIQRKLSPGNPLDKDIYALTPEELKDVPSVPGSLEGALQALERDHAFLLKGDVFTPDVIETWIEWKRTKEVDPLRLRPHPYEFALYFDV; encoded by the coding sequence ATGACACCCAAAGACGCCGTGCGTTTGGCACGCGAGCAACAAGCCGAGGCCGTTGACTTTAAGTTCATGGATCTGCTCGGCACCTGGCAACACTTTACTATTCCAATGAGTGAGTTCGAAGAAGCGCTCTTCGATGAAGGGCTCGGCTTCGACGGCTCGTCAATTCGCGGCTGGCAGCCGATCAATGCCTCGGACATGTTGGTCATTCCTGATGCCACGACGGCAGTGATCGACCCATTCTGCGCCGTGCCGACGTTGAGCTTGGTCTGTAACATCGTCGACCCAATCACGAAAGAAGAGTATTCACGCGACCCGCGCAATATCGCTCGCAAAGCTGAAGCCTACCTCAAATCTACTGGCATTGGGGATGTCGCCTACTTTGGTCCCGAGCCGGAATTTTTTATCTTCAATGATGTTCGTTTCGACCAGAACCAGCATGAAGCGTATTATCACATCGATTCCAATGAAGCGGTGTGGAACTCCGGCAGAAACGAAGGACCGAACCTCGGCTCGAAGATTCGCTATAAAGAAGGCTACTTCCCGGTTGCTCCTCTTGATACACAACAAGACATTCGCACCGAGATGGTACAGTACATGGAGCGTGTCGGTATCCGCGTCGAACGCCAACACCATGAAGTCGCAACTGCCGGTCAAGCTGAAATCGACATGCGTTTCGCTCCGCTTGTGAAAATGGCCGACATGTTGCAGTGGTACAAATACGTGGTCAGGAACGTCGCGCGGAAACACGGCATGACCGCGACCTTCATGCCCAAGCCGATCTTCGGTGATAACGGCTCTGGCATGCACTGCCATCAATCGATTTGGAAAGGTGAGAAGCCCCTGTTTGCGGGTGACGGTTACGGTGGGATGAGCGAACTGGCGATGCATTACATCGCAGGAATTCTTGCCCACGCTCCGGCACTGTGCGCACTCGTTGCGCCCACGAACAATTCTTATCGTCGTTTAGTCCCAGGGTTCGAAGCACCAGTAAACCTCGCGTATTCGTCACGTAACCGCTCTGCAGCAGTCCGTATCCCCATGTATTCCCCCAGTCCGAAGGCGAAGCGCATTGAGGTCCGTTTCCCCGATCCATCTGCCAATGGCTACCTGGCTTTCTCAGCCATGTTGATGGCTGGGCTTGATGGCATTCAGCGCAAACTGAGCCCAGGCAATCCGCTCGACAAAGACATTTACGCTCTCACGCCAGAAGAACTCAAAGACGTGCCATCAGTCCCTGGCTCACTCGAAGGCGCATTGCAAGCCTTAGAGCGAGATCATGCCTTCTTGTTGAAGGGTGATGTCTTTACGCCAGACGTGATCGAGACCTGGATTGAATGGAAACGCACCAAGGAAGTTGATCCGTTGCGTCTCCGTCCACATCCATATGAGTTCGCGCTGTATTTCGACGTCTAA
- a CDS encoding DUF2231 domain-containing protein codes for MNDEASYRTSSVQRPASSVKKNSYPSFRPWILGLGFWTALQALLLSLCILGYSPLIALAEEGVPVPPLEEGALFIFHPIAVHFAIALTVFGSALDCVGSVQKQREWQQAGKVCFLAGVIALGLAALTGWIEHELPRPPSAFDSHAQPLLFYHEYGGYALVGFFLVLAIFRAGIHEQLPLFFMLLSGAGLIGLLIQGYLGGELVYRYGTGVRAVQVLSAQELESGQKKAPEQSSEAEDK; via the coding sequence ATGAACGACGAAGCTAGCTATCGAACGTCCAGCGTCCAGCGTCCAGCGTCCAGCGTCAAAAAAAATTCCTATCCTAGTTTTAGACCCTGGATCCTGGGCCTTGGATTCTGGACAGCTCTTCAGGCATTGTTGCTGAGCCTGTGTATTTTGGGATACAGCCCTTTGATTGCTCTGGCAGAAGAGGGCGTTCCTGTGCCGCCCCTTGAAGAAGGCGCACTATTTATCTTTCATCCCATCGCCGTACATTTTGCGATTGCACTTACGGTCTTCGGGAGTGCACTCGACTGCGTTGGTAGCGTACAAAAACAACGCGAATGGCAACAAGCCGGGAAAGTATGTTTTCTTGCTGGGGTGATTGCGCTTGGCCTTGCCGCACTGACGGGGTGGATTGAACACGAGTTGCCACGACCACCCAGTGCATTTGACTCGCACGCGCAACCGCTGTTGTTCTATCACGAGTATGGCGGGTATGCGTTAGTCGGCTTCTTTTTAGTCTTGGCGATCTTCCGTGCCGGGATTCACGAACAGTTACCGCTCTTCTTTATGCTGCTGTCCGGTGCGGGGCTCATTGGCCTTTTGATCCAAGGATACCTTGGGGGAGAGTTGGTGTACCGCTATGGAACTGGAGTGCGTGCGGTGCAAGTCCTTAGTGCCCAAGAGTTAGAAAGCGGACAAAAAAAAGCCCCGGAGCAATCCTCCGAGGCTGAGGACAAGTAA
- a CDS encoding Rieske 2Fe-2S domain-containing protein codes for MRILVVEAFVADTETVIARVGEITPGKTKKFILLVDGRETECFAVNYEGQLFAYVNRCRHVPMAMDWVENQFLTEDGRYILCATHGAAFEPESGECVFGPPCGKFLARVPLSITNDQVVAHRPLDEED; via the coding sequence ATCAGAATCTTGGTTGTGGAGGCTTTCGTGGCCGATACTGAAACTGTTATTGCACGCGTCGGAGAAATCACTCCCGGGAAGACAAAGAAGTTTATCCTACTCGTCGATGGCCGAGAGACGGAGTGTTTTGCTGTCAATTATGAGGGCCAGCTGTTTGCCTATGTGAATCGTTGTCGCCATGTGCCAATGGCTATGGATTGGGTGGAGAATCAATTTCTCACCGAAGACGGACGTTACATTCTCTGCGCAACACATGGGGCTGCCTTTGAACCCGAAAGCGGAGAGTGTGTCTTTGGTCCACCGTGCGGCAAATTCTTGGCACGTGTTCCGCTTTCAATCACCAACGATCAGGTCGTCGCCCACCGTCCGTTAGATGAAGAAGATTAG
- a CDS encoding CDGSH iron-sulfur domain-containing protein: protein MADVTIRVLKNGPYEVSGGAVVTDQKKNQYTGQADPIYLCRCGQSANRPFCDGTHTKVGFKAEETAS from the coding sequence ATGGCAGATGTCACAATTCGTGTGTTAAAGAACGGACCGTATGAAGTGAGCGGTGGAGCAGTCGTGACCGACCAGAAAAAGAACCAATACACAGGGCAGGCAGATCCGATCTACCTGTGTCGCTGTGGACAATCGGCCAACAGACCATTCTGCGATGGTACCCATACCAAAGTTGGATTCAAGGCAGAAGAAACCGCGAGTTAA
- the plsY gene encoding glycerol-3-phosphate 1-O-acyltransferase PlsY codes for MLRLIVVSIAAYLCGSIPTGVLLTRRLGIDIRNTGSGNVGATNVARTAGKKVGLLTLLGDALKGLIPVVLVRMLGLGEVTVACAAVAALLGHIFSPFLQFSGGKGVATGLGVFLGMAPQAIFIALVAFIVTIAVSRIVSLASIVATALLPLLLMWFAYPASYIWAGMMMSALVIIRHKENIIRLLRGQEAKFSFAKSPPPAA; via the coding sequence ATGTTGCGCCTCATTGTCGTCTCGATCGCAGCATACCTGTGTGGTTCAATTCCTACCGGTGTGCTACTAACCCGTCGCCTCGGCATCGATATTCGCAATACCGGCAGCGGCAACGTCGGGGCCACCAACGTCGCCCGTACGGCGGGAAAGAAAGTCGGGCTTCTCACCCTCCTCGGCGATGCCCTCAAAGGCCTTATCCCTGTCGTCCTCGTACGCATGCTTGGCCTGGGGGAAGTCACGGTTGCCTGTGCGGCGGTGGCTGCGCTTTTAGGACATATCTTTTCTCCCTTCTTACAATTCTCTGGTGGCAAAGGAGTCGCGACCGGTCTTGGCGTTTTCCTCGGCATGGCACCACAAGCAATCTTCATTGCCTTGGTCGCTTTTATTGTAACCATTGCAGTAAGCCGTATTGTCTCTCTTGCCTCGATCGTTGCGACTGCGCTCCTCCCTCTGCTCTTGATGTGGTTCGCCTATCCGGCAAGCTATATCTGGGCAGGGATGATGATGTCCGCGCTCGTGATCATCCGACACAAGGAAAACATTATTCGCCTCCTGCGAGGTCAAGAAGCAAAGTTTAGTTTTGCTAAGTCACCACCACCTGCTGCCTAA
- a CDS encoding GNAT family N-acetyltransferase has product MPQGLLTIRRGKRTDLPALAPLLPFFTSHDLDKKQTQHWRRLVSDPAHDFYVAEHQEALQGMVLVSYIRTLTCLGWLAILDLAVSPSASGDIYTALIAFAKGRAHKRGCQRIIVSTRSGEQQMPLTSLLETGFLRTGEVLSCPLQETP; this is encoded by the coding sequence ATGCCGCAGGGTTTGCTCACCATTCGTCGCGGAAAGCGGACTGACCTTCCCGCATTGGCGCCGCTTCTCCCTTTCTTCACCAGTCACGACCTTGACAAGAAGCAGACACAACATTGGCGTCGCTTAGTGAGTGACCCAGCCCATGACTTCTATGTCGCGGAACACCAGGAAGCGCTGCAGGGAATGGTCCTCGTATCCTACATACGGACACTGACCTGCCTGGGGTGGTTGGCGATCCTTGATTTGGCCGTTTCGCCGTCGGCATCAGGCGACATCTATACTGCCCTGATAGCTTTTGCGAAAGGCCGTGCCCATAAACGTGGCTGTCAGCGTATCATTGTGTCTACCCGCAGCGGCGAGCAACAAATGCCCTTGACGTCTTTGCTTGAAACAGGCTTTCTTCGCACTGGAGAAGTGTTATCTTGCCCCCTCCAGGAAACTCCGTAA
- a CDS encoding CoA transferase translates to MSGPLTGLRVMDFTRALAGPHCTLLLADMGAEVIKIERVEGGDEVRRMGPPFINGESAAFMASNRNKKSITVNLKDPRGQDICKRMAKWADVLVENFRPTVMKSVGLDYHTLSQINPRLIYCSISGFGQTGPMADQGGYDTVAQGMGGIMMVTGVPGGPPVKSGVPIIDLGTGMFGALGVLAAYVAREKTGKGQHIDASLLDTSVALGLIDGSDYLASGELPQQLASAHRRIAPHGAFKTKDSYITIAADSAPRTWKTLCQLLGKPEMETHPQLADNTLRRKNLPLLIEQIESATSQQESSYWLAQLQKVGIPCGPVNNYDKVFQDPQVLARNLLVENIHPRAGRVQMVGKPLKFSDTPATDLVPSAALGEHADAILQSLGYSTEEITQFRHEKVI, encoded by the coding sequence ATGTCAGGGCCACTCACAGGACTACGTGTCATGGACTTTACCCGTGCACTGGCAGGACCGCATTGCACGCTGTTGCTCGCCGATATGGGTGCTGAAGTCATTAAGATTGAACGGGTTGAAGGTGGCGATGAAGTGCGGCGCATGGGGCCACCGTTCATCAATGGCGAGAGCGCGGCCTTTATGGCCAGTAATCGCAATAAGAAAAGCATAACGGTAAATCTTAAAGACCCACGTGGTCAGGACATCTGCAAACGCATGGCCAAATGGGCCGATGTGTTAGTCGAAAACTTCCGTCCAACTGTCATGAAGAGTGTTGGGCTCGACTATCACACGTTGTCACAAATCAACCCGCGTCTAATCTACTGCTCGATTTCTGGCTTTGGCCAGACTGGCCCAATGGCAGACCAAGGCGGCTACGACACCGTCGCCCAAGGTATGGGCGGCATCATGATGGTCACCGGCGTACCAGGTGGACCGCCAGTGAAATCGGGCGTACCGATTATTGACCTCGGCACTGGCATGTTTGGTGCCCTGGGTGTGTTAGCGGCGTACGTCGCACGAGAGAAAACTGGCAAAGGGCAACACATTGATGCTTCACTATTAGATACTTCCGTTGCTTTAGGACTTATTGATGGCAGTGATTACCTCGCCAGTGGTGAGCTGCCGCAGCAGTTAGCCTCTGCCCATCGCCGTATTGCGCCGCATGGAGCGTTCAAAACCAAGGATAGCTATATCACCATCGCAGCAGATTCAGCTCCACGCACCTGGAAGACGTTGTGTCAGCTCCTCGGCAAACCGGAGATGGAAACACATCCACAACTTGCGGATAACACCTTGCGTCGCAAGAACCTGCCGCTGCTCATCGAACAGATCGAGTCTGCCACATCACAGCAAGAGAGTAGCTATTGGTTGGCGCAATTGCAAAAAGTCGGCATTCCCTGCGGACCGGTCAACAACTACGACAAGGTTTTCCAAGACCCGCAAGTTCTCGCCCGTAATCTTTTAGTTGAGAACATCCACCCCAGAGCTGGACGCGTACAAATGGTCGGGAAGCCGTTGAAGTTTTCTGATACGCCAGCGACAGACTTAGTTCCTTCTGCTGCGCTGGGGGAACATGCGGACGCGATTCTGCAATCACTCGGATACAGCACAGAAGAAATCACCCAGTTCAGACACGAGAAAGTCATTTAG
- a CDS encoding SDR family NAD(P)-dependent oxidoreductase, with translation MALLDGKVAIVTGAGRGIGREEALLLAKHGAKVVVNDPGGSFDGTGTDNRPAQQVAEEIKAAGGQAVANYESVTDFKGAKRIVQCAIDTFGKLNILVNNAGILRDRMVFNMSEEEFDSVVGVHFKGTFNCTRHACEYWREQHKAGNILNGRVINTSSDAGLLGSPGQPNYGPAKAAVATLAIIVDGEMQKYGVTANAIAPLARTRMTVDATPQTAGLMGAPAEGEHDFFSPHHVAPLVAWLASDDAKDVHGEVFRVGGGCVWLMKGWQSAGTVKKRGTWEPADLGSKLKVELAKGLTKKEGLGEVFKALKS, from the coding sequence ATGGCATTACTAGACGGAAAAGTTGCAATCGTGACCGGCGCGGGGCGCGGTATTGGTCGCGAAGAAGCGCTATTGTTAGCCAAACATGGAGCAAAAGTTGTCGTCAACGATCCAGGTGGTAGTTTTGATGGCACTGGTACTGACAATCGCCCAGCACAGCAGGTGGCTGAGGAAATTAAAGCGGCAGGCGGACAAGCGGTCGCCAATTACGAAAGCGTGACCGATTTCAAAGGCGCCAAGCGCATCGTGCAATGCGCCATCGACACCTTTGGCAAACTCAATATCCTCGTCAACAACGCGGGTATTCTGCGTGACCGTATGGTCTTCAACATGAGCGAGGAAGAGTTTGATTCCGTTGTCGGCGTGCACTTCAAGGGAACATTCAATTGCACCCGCCACGCTTGCGAATACTGGCGCGAGCAACACAAAGCCGGCAACATCCTCAATGGTCGCGTTATCAATACTTCTTCTGATGCTGGCTTACTCGGGAGCCCAGGCCAGCCCAACTATGGTCCTGCCAAAGCTGCAGTCGCAACTCTGGCCATTATCGTTGACGGCGAAATGCAGAAGTATGGCGTTACCGCAAATGCGATTGCTCCACTTGCACGTACTCGTATGACGGTCGATGCGACTCCGCAGACCGCAGGCCTCATGGGTGCACCAGCAGAAGGTGAACATGACTTCTTTAGCCCACATCATGTTGCGCCACTCGTTGCCTGGCTTGCCAGTGACGACGCAAAAGACGTGCACGGTGAAGTCTTCCGTGTCGGCGGTGGTTGTGTATGGCTTATGAAAGGGTGGCAGTCAGCCGGAACGGTGAAGAAGCGAGGAACCTGGGAACCAGCGGACCTCGGTTCCAAACTGAAAGTTGAATTGGCCAAAGGTCTCACCAAAAAAGAAGGACTGGGCGAAGTTTTCAAAGCATTGAAATCATAA
- the thiO gene encoding glycine oxidase ThiO, which yields MTTTTDVVVIGGGVVGSAIAYELIKQKQQVILVDKSQPGQEASAAAAGILAVASGRSKRGPMYQLKRAGQDLYPALVRELEELTGIDIEYQTVGVVGLVRNDADEKKYRQLYELRREQEYSATWLSADEVRRLEPTLTTNLRGAVHFSGDHHLHNGKLAEAWAKAAAKRGVDVRTGVTVNEAKTTSGKVSAVRIGDDWVETRTVVIAAGSWSRQVGEVFGLTIPIAPAKGQMLAVHAPHVKHVISWDDHYLVPRKNGEVVIGSTVEFVGHNKDVTLETIRKLIDRAEDLVPGISKAPLLRFWAGLRPYSPTRRPILCRAPGIDNLILATGHHRNGIVAAPITGKLICELITTGQTSMSLEPFAMPREPLPPAPEGESPDEAD from the coding sequence ATGACAACAACAACTGACGTCGTGGTGATCGGTGGTGGAGTCGTCGGCTCGGCCATCGCGTATGAACTCATCAAACAGAAACAACAAGTGATCCTCGTCGATAAGAGTCAACCAGGCCAGGAAGCATCGGCTGCAGCAGCAGGAATCCTCGCTGTCGCTAGCGGTCGCTCGAAACGTGGGCCAATGTATCAACTCAAACGTGCGGGACAAGATTTATATCCCGCACTGGTGCGCGAGCTAGAAGAGCTCACTGGTATCGATATTGAATATCAAACGGTCGGTGTCGTTGGTCTCGTTCGTAATGACGCAGATGAAAAGAAGTATCGTCAGCTCTATGAATTACGCCGCGAGCAAGAGTACTCAGCGACATGGCTTTCAGCAGACGAGGTCCGACGCCTTGAGCCGACCTTAACCACAAACCTGCGCGGTGCGGTACATTTCTCTGGCGATCATCACCTTCATAACGGTAAACTCGCCGAGGCATGGGCCAAGGCAGCCGCGAAACGCGGCGTTGATGTCCGTACAGGTGTTACGGTCAATGAAGCAAAAACAACTAGTGGAAAAGTCTCTGCCGTGCGTATTGGCGATGATTGGGTCGAAACGAGGACTGTCGTCATCGCGGCAGGTTCGTGGTCGCGACAGGTTGGCGAGGTCTTTGGTTTGACTATCCCTATTGCACCCGCCAAAGGTCAGATGTTGGCAGTCCACGCGCCACACGTGAAGCATGTTATTTCCTGGGATGACCATTATCTTGTGCCTCGCAAGAATGGTGAAGTGGTAATCGGCTCAACAGTGGAGTTCGTCGGGCATAATAAGGATGTCACGCTTGAAACGATTCGCAAACTGATTGATCGCGCGGAAGACCTGGTGCCAGGAATTAGCAAAGCACCACTGCTGCGCTTCTGGGCTGGCCTACGTCCGTACTCCCCTACGCGCCGGCCAATCTTGTGTCGCGCACCTGGCATCGACAATCTCATCCTCGCGACAGGTCATCATCGCAACGGCATCGTAGCGGCGCCAATTACTGGAAAACTTATTTGTGAGCTTATCACCACTGGTCAAACATCGATGTCGCTAGAGCCTTTCGCCATGCCACGTGAACCATTACCACCGGCACCAGAAGGTGAATCACCGGATGAAGCGGACTGA
- a CDS encoding P-II family nitrogen regulator, with protein MKKIEAIIKPFKLDEVKENLNAVGVRGLTVSEVKGFGRQKGHTELYRGAEYVVDFLPKVKLEIIVQEDMVAKVVETIEKAARTGRIGDGKIFVTPVEEVVRIRTGERGDDAV; from the coding sequence ATGAAAAAAATTGAAGCGATCATAAAGCCCTTTAAGCTGGACGAAGTGAAAGAGAACCTCAATGCTGTGGGTGTTCGCGGCCTGACAGTGAGTGAAGTAAAAGGCTTCGGCCGACAGAAAGGTCACACCGAACTCTATCGTGGGGCAGAGTACGTGGTTGATTTCCTGCCCAAGGTCAAACTTGAAATTATTGTCCAGGAAGACATGGTCGCCAAAGTCGTCGAGACGATCGAAAAGGCGGCCCGGACCGGTCGGATCGGTGATGGCAAAATTTTTGTCACCCCAGTGGAAGAGGTGGTACGAATTCGCACCGGCGAACGGGGTGATGACGCAGTGTAA